A region of the Pricia mediterranea genome:
ACCAATAACATTAAAATATCGGTGGCTACATCACTGGATTCTCCAGCGATCATCGGGGTAACCAGCATCATAGGCACTACTATGATGTCCTGAAAAATCAGGATCGCCAATGCATTTCTTGCATGCGGAGCAGAAATTTCTTGACGATCTTGTAATGTTTTTAAAACGATTGCGGTACTTGATAAGGAAAATAGAAAGCCGACGAATACAGACTCGTTCCAAGAATTTCCTAATAGATAATAAACAAGACCGGCAACACCTACGGTTAGTCCTACCTGTAAAAAGCCACCTATAAAAACCGTTTTTTTAATGGAGACCAACTGTTTGATCGATAATTCCATCCCAATAACAAAAAGTAACAGGATTACACCGACTTCCGATAGGATCTCTACCTGTTCTACGGCCTTGATGAGACTTAGGCCGTACGGCCCTATAATGACACCGGTCAACAGGAAGCCGATTATGGAAGGAAGTTTTAACCGCTGCAGCACAAAAACGATTACCACTGAAAAACCTAGAAGGATAAGGATGTCTTGTAATAATGGCATATGTGTCGGTTATTCTTGTAGTTGGTTCAGTTTCTTTTGCGGTATGCTCTCCTGTCCCTGAAGGCAATGGCGATTGCTAAAATAAACTAATGAGAACTAATTCTAGGCCGATGAGAGATTTTTTATGACCTACTCTACTGTCCGATTGAGTACCGATAGTACCTGAGACACCGAACAAAGGATTGAACCGGGGGCCTTGGCACGTACCCAAGAATCCTCAAAAATTTGAAATCAACTATAAGGTCGTACCGAGAGAAAGAATCGTTAGATTTAAGAGTAATTTTCCGACTTAATTGGAATAAACGACGGTCCCGTTTTTTGTCAATCGATACTGATTCCCTTTTCCCCTTAATTCATAGTGGTCGTTCTTATACCAAATACCGGAGGCTGCTTTTTCTTCTGCCAAATCAATTTGTTTTCCGCCGTTTAAATAGGCTTTAACAGTTCCTTCCGTGTTGTTGAAAGTCATATTTAGAACGTCGCCATCGTCGTTTTTCGCTTCTATGTCCACCTTTTCGTCCTCATGTTCGAAAATCACTTCTCCGTCTTTTTTCAACCAGATATCGTTCTCTTTTCCCCTCAATTCATATTGATTATCTTTATACCAGATGCCCGAAGCAGGCCTTTGGCTGGAAAGTTGAGCGGTCTCACCATTCAGGTCTATGGTTGCCGTACCTTCGGAATTATCGAAGGACATCTCAAGTGTATTCCCTTCTTTGTCCGTAAGGGATTGGGTTTTGATTGTGTTGGACTCCGTTGTAATTGACTCTGATTTGACGGTGTCCCTATTTTCCTTCTTCGATTTTTCATTGCAGGCAAACAGTAAAACCGAAGCGAGTATCGTTGTAATGAAAATTTTTGATCCCATCATTTTAGCAAGTATTTTCTCTCTTAATTAAGGCGTGGGCACTGCCCTCCAAGTCGTATGCCAATAATCATTAAATGCACCGCAAATGGGATCTATTTGGAATCGACCTTCAAGGCTTCCATATCCCAACCGGCCAATTTTGCTCCGGCCCGATAGCTACTTTCCAAGAAATCCATGATTTCCTTTTTAGGATCAGCGCTTGTTCTTATATCCTCATACAGTAATACGGCCATAGGGCTACCGTTCGCATCCTGCCATTCGGCACTCTCGGGACTCAATGGTTCTTTATCAATGTTTTCCGGGGAAGGATAGGTATAGGAATAAAATGCTGGTTCTTTAATATTATCGTCTCCGAACCAGAACCCGAAGCTGATGACTTCATGAGAATAGGCCTCCCTTTCTACTTTGGATGCATTGACCAATTCCGGAGCCTTATCCCCTGAAAACCGGGTGACGACAAGGTCGAGGTGATGCCAGTAAATGTGAACTGGACAGGTTTTACTGTACGACTTGCCGCTGAAATCCTTCAAGACCATGTCGACTTGCACCAAAATCTTCCAAGCTTTGTGAACAGCATCCTTATCGTACCTATGATGCTGTGTGCATTCAGGAAAGGGTATATTGTCAGTTAGGTCGTAGGGTTCTGCCTTAATATCAAAATCTATTTGCAGCTCGTTAAATATTTCGGCCAGTTTTTTATAGAACTGAGAAACGGAGAGGCCATCCTTAAGATCAAAAGAGCGCATGTCTCCCTTGCTCGTATTTACGTTGAGTGTATGACCGATGAAATCAAAACTGACCTCAAAGGTAAAGTCCTTATCAGGGATGGGTCCCGTGGTAATACCGCTGCTGGTGACGTACAAGGTAATGTGCCACCAGTGATTGTCTTTGGGCATTAACGATAGGCGCAACTTACCTACTATCTGTAAATAACGGTGCAGGGTTTCCTTTGATTTGTTCCACTCGGCGAGTGGCAATGCTGGAAATAAGGTATGTTCACCCATAATTCATAGTTTATCTTTTTAGTACATCTTGAATGTCATCAAGCTTTTTGAACATAGCATTTGCAAAAGGACATAAGGGTGTAATCTTGATTTCTTTTTCCCGTGCCATCTCCACGATTTTGTAAAGCAGCTGCTTTCCGATCCCTTTGCCTTTGAATGCAGGGTCGACCTCCGTGTGGTCTATGATAATATAGTTTTCTCCCGCTATGGAATAAGTCATCGTTCCGGCCCTCTTGCCGTCTTCCCTTACCATGGCGAAGCCTTTGCTATCTCTCTCACTTATAGTTGTTTCCATAAGAAATTGGGTTTAATATACAATCCAATGCTAAGTTAAATTGTATTTTAAGATATTGGGTAATATTCGTTATTAAAATTGGGACCGGTCTAGCGTGACGACCGGTCCCAATTACCTTATTTGTTGAAAACCTACTCTTTAATAAATTGCAGATCAATGGCCATCCGTATGGTTTCGGCTACCACGACACTACCGGCTTCGGTGACGGCATCCCAAGTAAGTCCGAAATCCTTTCTGTTTATTTTTCCTGAAATTTCAAACCCTGCCTTAGTCTGTCCGTACTGGTCTTCCGCAATCCCGTTAAAGTCCATATCAAATGTCACTTCTTTGGTTATGTCCTTGATGGTCAAATCTCCGACTAACTTATCCCCATCGTAAGAGGATGATTGAAATGTCATTTCAGGATATTCGGATGCATTGAAAAAATCCTCGGATTTCAAGTGTTTGTCCCTATCCGCATTTTTGGTATTGATAGAATCGACTTGCGCAGTGAAGCTAAAGTCCGCATCTTGAAAGTCCTCATTTTCGCTTTCTATGGAGGCCTTGAATTCTTCAAAAGCTCCTTTGACGGTAGAGATCATCATATGTTTTACCTTAAACCCTACTTCTGAGTGAGCGGCATCCACGTTCCATTTTGTTGTACCTGTTGTTTCCATTTTTCTGATTTAAAAAAATTAATTAATTATTGATTTATTTTTCTAGACGTTCATCGGGACTTCCATTAATAGGATTTCGGTATCGGTGTCCGCTTTGATGTCTAAATTCGCTACATCCCAGATGCCAAAACCATCTCTTTCATGAAGCGCTTGGCCATTGACAGTGGCATCCCCTTTCAGCACAAAGGCATACACGCCATTGT
Encoded here:
- a CDS encoding MliC family protein, with translation MMGSKIFITTILASVLLFACNEKSKKENRDTVKSESITTESNTIKTQSLTDKEGNTLEMSFDNSEGTATIDLNGETAQLSSQRPASGIWYKDNQYELRGKENDIWLKKDGEVIFEHEDEKVDIEAKNDDGDVLNMTFNNTEGTVKAYLNGGKQIDLAEEKAASGIWYKNDHYELRGKGNQYRLTKNGTVVYSN
- a CDS encoding DUF5996 family protein; this translates as MGEHTLFPALPLAEWNKSKETLHRYLQIVGKLRLSLMPKDNHWWHITLYVTSSGITTGPIPDKDFTFEVSFDFIGHTLNVNTSKGDMRSFDLKDGLSVSQFYKKLAEIFNELQIDFDIKAEPYDLTDNIPFPECTQHHRYDKDAVHKAWKILVQVDMVLKDFSGKSYSKTCPVHIYWHHLDLVVTRFSGDKAPELVNASKVEREAYSHEVISFGFWFGDDNIKEPAFYSYTYPSPENIDKEPLSPESAEWQDANGSPMAVLLYEDIRTSADPKKEIMDFLESSYRAGAKLAGWDMEALKVDSK
- a CDS encoding GNAT family N-acetyltransferase, producing METTISERDSKGFAMVREDGKRAGTMTYSIAGENYIIIDHTEVDPAFKGKGIGKQLLYKIVEMAREKEIKITPLCPFANAMFKKLDDIQDVLKR
- a CDS encoding YceI family protein, with translation METTGTTKWNVDAAHSEVGFKVKHMMISTVKGAFEEFKASIESENEDFQDADFSFTAQVDSINTKNADRDKHLKSEDFFNASEYPEMTFQSSSYDGDKLVGDLTIKDITKEVTFDMDFNGIAEDQYGQTKAGFEISGKINRKDFGLTWDAVTEAGSVVVAETIRMAIDLQFIKE